The Sesamum indicum cultivar Zhongzhi No. 13 linkage group LG9, S_indicum_v1.0, whole genome shotgun sequence genome segment cattttattcaatatatatttaattatcaaagtttttgaaatatgtgttttttttaatataccacaattcactttcttttaagaaggaaaaaaattatacttcacATTTTTACCGTACTACTACTATGAATCCGTAGAGCATTTAAAAaacattcatatttttttttggtaaattgtagccatttaattttaatatccatctaataataagtcaattatgttgagtttttatttaatttttgtagtgaattaattaaaataatttagtataaaatagaCCCTCTAACCCTCCGCTTGACCACATGCcgtgataatttaattagaaaaaaagatacaaaaacaTCATTTTCCTTTGGGCTGGGTAAAGGAAAAAGGAGGGggaatgcaattttagtactATAAGTTTAGTACAAATtaatcgaaaaattatatgtaacttGCACATAACCCAATTAAGGGGAGTCGGTATTTTATACTCTTACAATTTAGAAGGCGTTAGCATTTTTAGTCTTCTAACTTATAAAAGTTggaattttagtcttgtatgaattaatttacatgactaaaataattttaatcagaTTATGTGAAAGtcacatgtaaattttttaatattaaaaagattaaagttactaaatataaaattaaatcatacaaagtaaaaaatattatttttaaattactaataaaattgcaatttttttttggaggggGGTTGGATGATATGATTGTTGTCCACAGGTGCAGCAGCGACAGAAAACTGGTACCCCCTTGTCGACTtctaacaacaaaaaataagaaataatattgataagaCTTTTATTGGTCTAGTTGTAGTTGATACATCTTTATTGAGcctgaataaaataaaaattgtataatattaCTTTATAATGTTTAATTCAGATTATCTTGAAATATTCCTCGATGTTGATAATTGTAATTCCACTAGCACACTAACACGTAAGCCCAAATTTCAGTTGATCATATATTATCAGGTCATAatacacatacataaaatatttatattctttgaCATTTAAAAgagatttaaatatatagcGCTTGAGTGAAATGTATGTAATGTAACCAGTGACGAGGGATTTGCgaccatttaaaataaatatttattagattattattaaaaatatattatttttatttacaatttctAATTTCAACTACTTGaatggattaatttaaatttaaagttataaaCAAACTCTTAtcaattcctgcaatttactaataaaattaaaaaacttataattatttttcaaaatatttgaattttatttttttcaaatactttcaatttttttacttaccttatatatatatatatatatatatataataattccaccgcaaaatcaatttcttttacaaaCACCCTCTTTAATTTGAGCGAGAGCGATGAGTGCttgcaatttatttctttcaccTTTCGCTTCGTTAAATTGACAGTAATTTCTAAATATGACGATTGGCTTAGGTACTTGGACTCGTCCCGTTTGAAATGGATTTGGGATAGATTTTGGCGGGACAGGGTGGATTTGGGGTGGTTTAGTCGGGACTCGATCGGATTTGGGGTCGGGTACGGGTTTTGTCTCGGCCCAGCCCCACCccgaattttatatattttattattatttattattaatatatagtccattattaataaaaaaaatatatagtattatatgtaaattcttaaatatattttgcatatatccaactctataatttagataagaatataattgttttataCAATTCTATTTAGATTGAAGATTatgttaagatatttaaatctaaactgacatttattaaaaaaaatattaattgaatgtaTTCTTTGTATTATACACTTCGTTGTAGACCGTGACATAATAATACTTGatcagaaaattaataatttagatgaatGTATACTTTGTATTATACAATTCATTTTagaatgaaaattatgttaatgtatttaaatataaattgatattacttattaaaaaataaaatattagttgaatcacaaatatatttaagtccaattaaatgattaatttaaattattctctaattaatagttgttaattaaaatacaatacaattatttataattaaaaaaaaaatattaaaacttaagagtcaaaacacaaatccctGTTTGCGGGAGTGGATTCGAGTCCGATCAGACTCGTACCAAACCCACCTCATTCACATCACTACTAATTCCATCAAAGATGATGAAATTCTAGGGAAAAGCTGAGTCGTCTGATCTCAGCTCATCTCCAGCAAGCTACTctgaattttgtgaaattaattgccaaacacatatatttctaatttttcaactcagcatctaattttaaaatattttattaaataattaatgcaggtccttttataattaaacttttaacatcactataataatatatagaagATCAACAACCAAACATCAAATgatctttgttttttcacaaaaacataaaatagaaCTGATTCGACGATTGAACTTTacttttatattcaaattagaattgGACTTAAACTTGGATCTTGCTTAGAGTCGGCTTTCACTTTCATATCAAGAATGTCGACTTGCACTTGCAATATCGAATtggattttcctccatcctTATTCCTGGATTATATTCACAGAGGCCACTCATAAGAATACGACGTTCATGACTTTGATAATgactaaattttcttaaaagacATCTTAACAAGAATTAGTAACGAAATTAAAACAGTGCACACTAAAAAaagttagtaaaaataaaatatttttagtaacaATTTCTTTATAGAATTTTCATCACCggtagttatatatatttgataaaattaaaataattataattcagtatatatttagtgataatttgtaattattatttaatattttatcattagtattatatttatgatgacttacaacatatttttttttaaatttactatAGTTATAACTACATcatcattgtttaaaaattatttaaaatcaacgattatttaataaatacttttcgTAACAGTATacgataaaaaaatttctttaaatggatattaattataaataatacttttttatatttttttaatttatataattataataaattttaaggaaGACTGATTGTCGTGGAAGACATAGAATTATGTGTTTTTGTTCAGAGTGGTTTTGATGAATAAGTTGATGTGATTAAAGTATGAAGAGGAGGGAAGAATTAGGTGGGCAGGGCTAGAGATGTGAAAAGGACAGGCTGTAATCTGGTGATGATTGCGTCACCTGTGGGTGACAGGGCTGGCCTTGGGGATTGCACAGTGGGGGGTTTGGGTTTGGTTATGGTATTTGGGTCTGCTCTGCTAAAGATCTTTTGCTTAGCTGAAGTCGCCATATTATCAATTACCCATAAAAAGCTGCTCAGTTAAACCGTACGGCAACACAAACAACCCCTTCAGACTCAGTCTCAGAAACCCACACATAACTCTCAGTTCTCACCTACATGCCATATTTCCATCCATTCATTTTCGGGAAAAACCTGCTCATCTCGAACCTCCAACCCTTGCTCTTGGACACCGTGTTTGGCACCACCGTATCCGAATCATTATAACCTCttcctttcctttctttttccctttggCTTTTTGTTGCTAGAATAAATCATTTATGCACAAAAAAGCTTAAGTTTTAATGCTAgtgaaatttaaatgaattttactgaaataaacatatttttttattatttttaaaattaaaaaattattatgaatactaattaaccacgattatgaaaaaaattgaaatcaaagaatttgaaaagaaatcagtacttataatattataaataaattgcagaaattaatAAGTAGATtctatttcaatatataaatgctatatgtataaattttattcttaaataacATACAAAATATGATCTTTATATATGCAACCTGTGTATGCTGAATGAAGTatatgatgaaataaaatttgaaacaaaaaaatcattccgAGATTGGAACCAATTAGCTCATATTTAGATGAATGGAATTAAATTAGAGAGAATGGTTTGAAGGTTTAAATGACTTTATTCTCgaggaatttgaaattcaagttgaataatttttgaaaatttataattatttaaatacgTTCAAAGAATTCGTAcggaatatttaaaaatcataatttttataatccatcaatcaatccaaatatagtTTGATAAATTCTTTAGCAGTAGTGTATGGACTTACATCAACTGAAAATTAGAGTCtcatctttaattttcatccacggaggaggagaaagaaaaagcgCTTACAACCAAAGCAGGGTACCTCCAAACTAGCTTTAAAGAGATCTACCTAACTGTCcttcatttcatttatgaattttagTACTTACCCTATTTcaacttattaatttaattagaggGTGATGCCAcccatttatttatatcttctTACAATTTATAAGACGTCAtatcttattataaaaataatttttaaagaatttagaTTGAAAAGAATGATGAAAACTTATAAGACGTCGGTAACAACAATTCTGTAACTaatatgatgaaaattgagataatttgctaaaaatTTAGAGTAAGTTaagatttctttttattttttttaaaataacttataacttcttattttttgtcgACAACCCCGTTCTACTaaaacattttgaaaaatttataaaatgttataaaatattttgaaaacttgTAAGTTCTTATAAACGATGAATTACTATTGaggatttttttcaaaaaaaaaaaaaattgtatataattttttaaatcgtAATTAGTTGTTCTAAAACCTATTGTTAAAAACATGGCACCAGTGACcataaatcaataatacaaCGTTAAACCACACGAAATTTACTCAACTTGTGTAACTTTAGAATGGACTAAATTAGTAGTAgcaataataacaaaaaggaAAGTTCCATTAATACCCACTGTTAATTTTGCACCAACCATAAAGAGCACTAAAAGATAATCCATTTTTACCATTAAAGAAAGTCACTCCTTTTTATTACACAGACACAAGAACGTTAGGCTAACACATGCTGAGTTTAGTTGGTAAAAACGGGCCAATTATGTGCTCGAATTTCTCTATtaatgtcaaaattataatattacatacataattaatgaaaagataTCTCTGTAGACGACTTATGGTTCTTGTGATACTTTCCGattattaaaagatttattttttttgttcatttttgtagcatattttatatgtgatcgattgttatatttaaaaatatatttatatatgtggaaattaatttaattttgtccttttgaggaaaaaagaaagaaagtgaaGCAAGATGTTtcggaaaaaaaatgataatatgttttgattaattaatgagattatattttatattaaattaatatatttttaataaaattacgtacgaacaaacatatatttactttactcattgatttagaaattgaaaattggaaaaaaaaaaaaacagaaataaataGGTGAGAATAGTGGAAGGTGGTATTTTTGTAGTAAATGATGCAATTAAGGGGCGTATCcgaaaaaagaaggaaaatagGTGGGCCGACAATtattaagttttcatttttatttataattaatagagTGGGGTGGGGCCGGATTGAGAAATTGGGAAGCACAACACAAATTTTCAGTCCTGATTTTCTTGTAagatccatccatccatccatgTCAAATTTGATAGATTTTTTGCAACAGTTTGATAGATATTCGCCGTCAAATGTAACGGCAGAAGAGACGTTAATTCCCCTTCCATTCCATTTGTACAAAACAGCAAcgacaacaataataataataataatacgaGAAACGCGAAAGCTTTatgaatttcttcttgtttatTCGTTGAAGCCAAACGGCAATTATCACCTCAGCAGCAATCATTGTCCCTACacttctcttctcttccttCCAGCTAGCTCTGCTCCTCTCTCCGCTCCTACCCCACCACTCAACTCAACTCCCTCTTGGAATCTTTGCCGGAAACTTCCACCGGAATCTCTCCTCTTTCAAATGggtttttcttgaaaattacagATTACGAGAAGGTAATACATGGAAATTCTGAGAAAATATCAGTTCCATGACGTTGCGAAACcctttttcttgatctttttgCTTGCTTCATTTCTCTTGTTGTTTTACAGTGTAAATAGTATCTCTTTCTCgttttcttgaattcttgCAAGTTTGATGAGCTTTGCAAGAAAGCAAACATGCAGATTCAAGAAtactttcttcttgtttaCTGAAGTTCAGGGTTTTCAACCAAGAACCCACGGATTTTCtagttgctttttttttttttacttagtTTCTTCATCTTGATCGGTATTTGGCTTCATGAATCGGATCTTCTTGAAGATTATGATGCCGATCCGCTATTGGTGTGCGACAGTTCTTTCAGATCTTCTGTTCATGGGAGAATTCTTCGAGTCTTGAAACTCTAGGGTTTTGGTGGTATACGGGAAGCTTTTTCGATTACTTTATGTGTAAATCTCTATCACACTGCTGTGTACAAAACAGTATGTGGTCCAGAGATTTCTTTCAAGTTTTTTGCAGTTCTGGGCTAAAGTTTTTGTCTGGtttttctctcctttttcCAGAGTTGAGacgtatgtatatatatgattgaaCAGTGAGTCCTAAGTCTATTCACTGTTTGCTTGGCTGAGAAGCATAAGTCTGAGACATTAAAATAAAGGCTTTTtcgctttctttttcttgcctATTACTCGGATTCTCCGTAGTTTTCCTGCGATCTCTTGTCAACATCTCACTTCTCCAAGATTATTACTTTTCTTCACATGGAGCTGCATTTGTTTCTCAtatgttgttttctcttgTCTATTCGATAACTCTCTctcgtctctctctctctctcgttaTGAGGAGAATTTTTGCGTGTCtgtgtgttttcttttctccagTGAATTCACATGCTGTGCTTTTCTACGCTCAGGCTATTCATGGATATGAGCAACTTTAGGCCTGAACTCCATGTTGCGCAGCAAAGCCGTCGAGATAAGTTGAGAATTCAGCATGATTCGAACCCACCCCATTATCAAGTTTATCCTAACAATTTGCAGCAACTTCCTCCCCATGATGCTCTAAATTATGAATCCAACAACCTTCGAAACTGTCGACCTGGGAATATATGCTATGACTCTTCAGACTTTTGCTCAGAAATGCCTAATTTTTCCATGAATTCTCAAGGTATGTTAGCACAAAAGGATGCCGTGATGGTTCATCAAGAACCCGATAAACGGGTCGGTGAAACTTTCTTTGGGAGTTTATCTAGAACAATCCCAAACACCTTCAATCCTTCAGCCACAATTAGTAGTGACCCACAATACTTTACCACATGGAAAAGCATTGGCTCACAATCGAGCAGCGATTGGGTGGCTAATCAAACCCCAATATTTGTCGGCGAGGGCCTGTCTGGATCTTCATTGAGAATCATCAATAGTTGTACTCCTATTTCCACATTTGAGGTCAAACCTTATCTAGGATATCAAGAATTACATCCACCTTTGAATAATCCAGCTACTGAGGTTTCTAATCCGAGCAGCCAGAACAAGCACTATGGGGATATGCATTGCAGTTCTTCGCTTTACCAAAATGCGTTTCAAGAACTTGTTGCCGCTCCAAATGATCGCTCTTCTGGCGTAGAATTGAGGCAAAAAGGTTCTGAGGAAACTAGCCATGGGCCTTGGGTGGTTGGTGGGGGTGAACTTCTACTTCTTCCAGCTTATGCTGATCAATTGCGCCTTAAGAGTGTTTCGCAATCAGTAAATAGGCCGGCCGACGGGTGCAATCAGTGGAGTGGAGAATTGGATTATGCAGCTGCTAAAAATGCAGACAATTCCAACAATCAGACCCTTTCATTGTCCCTTTCCTCCGTTCCGTCTCCCAAAGTGCATGCAACTCATATTGCTGATAGAGATATCGCCATGGATTTGCACTGTACAGATGTTTGTGCTGGTGGTAATGTTCAAGGTTCGAGGACCTTGAAGCCGGAGAACTTGCTTTCCGATCCAAATTTGTTGACCGGTGGTAAAGTTTTAGGAAATGTCCGTGCCGATATGATGGCAATTCCGGCTTTGACTCATAGAAATCCTGGCCCCCTCGGTCCATTCACCGGCTATGCTACAATTCTCAGAAGTTCAAAGTATTTGAGGCCGGCCCAGCAATTATTGGATGAGCTCTGCATTGTTGCCCGGCCTAAGCACATTGAAATATGCGAGGGGCCCCATAAGATCTTAGAGGAGGTTAGGGTTTCAAGTGATGCTGTTAGTAATGCTGAAGTACCAGCCGTTACAGGTGATTCCAGTGGTTCATCATTCGTGTTCAATGCTTCGAATGATAAGGGCCGAGAGCCAGAGGGTGCGAGCTGCTCGACAGATTCTTATCGGCCCGAAAATCTTCAGAAGAAGGCAAAACTTATGTATATGCTGGATGAGGTTGGTGATCTTTTGATTgctttattatcatttatgtACTTTACGTGTGTTAAATATTCATTACCAtgcttatatatatgacaACTTGAGGACTCTTTTCCATTGTTCCTGCAATGTTCTTCAGTGTTTAGGCTGCCTTGATGTAGCATGTGCAGTTCTCCATGTTTGTTTTCACTGTGAATAGAaatcttgttttgttttcttatatttccttttttctgcCCTTCGGACCAGGGTGTGGTAGCTCTATTTAGGATCGACTATAGCCTATGCTCGTGTGGTGACTCTATTTAGGATAGACTATAGCCTATGCTCGATCGGACGCGTTGGCAAATTCTCAGGATGGGTTGTTTAACATCTTCTTTTCTCGGCAGGCTTTTGAGATTCTTTTGATGATTAGTCATTTAAAGCATTTTGTTCATGTTACAAGAAAAATGGTAAGGTGTATTTTTAATGAAGTCCTCTAGAATAACATGTTTTGTGTTTCATTAAACTTTGGAAGTCTATAggcctttctttttttaattctcGAATTCCATATTTTcgttttttgttgtttataaACACACATTTATGCCCgaaattatcattttcataatgATGATGTGTAAATAGTTATATTGTGGACATGTCCAACACAttatccaaacatattttcaattatgcaGGAAAACCAATTAAAAGTGAATTCATTTTAGAAATGCTGCGCATGctagattttataaatagcCGTTGTGAATAAAAGCATACGAGCTCCATGAGCATGAGTTTTAGTGGATTAGAGAGGAATGTATCACATACTTTTACTAATCCCAATTAATGTTCTTGACTTCCTTGGCTCTTATGCTACAAAATGTTAGTGGCTATTCCCTTTTCCTAGTTGCAGAAAGACTACTCTAGAACTATCATTACTCAGTTAGACAGCTACCGACCAACTATAATATGGTTTACTTTCAAGGAGTTCATCTAGACCGGTCTTAAGAGTAGGGTAGCTCAATTCTTGCCGTTTTCCACTATATTCCAACATCACGAGAATCCCAAACTTTGTAacttaactaattattttcaatttcctaCATGGACCAGATATTGGACTTGCAGATTCTTCAAGCATCCCAATGTCATTTCTTTCATACATAAATGGTTGATTTCAAGCCCTGATGAAATTACCTCTCTTTTAGCTCTAGTTTGATCTcaataatcaagaaaaagtgCATCTCCATCTGGGGTTTGATCAATAGTAGTATGTGAACAATATTGCAACTTTTCCCCTTTTATGAGCTTTGACGCTCCATCCATTTCTTCTCTTCGCAGCTCATGATTTTCATCCTGTTGTGTTAGAACATTAGTTAAACTTGTCCACGTACAGCCCGGGCAAAAGAATCCCGGTGCATGACAGAATATATGGGCCACCCATGTATTTCTCAAGCTGTGACATGTGATGTGtctttgtaaaaatttaactttttgcaTGTGTGAGACATTTTCAGTTGTCTTCTTATCTTTTCCCAACCCCACATTTATGCAATATCACAGTGTTTCAACTATTAGTGACCATGTAAGAAGTCGaacttatgaaaaaatttcatatggtTTGTGAAAGGTCTGCAAAAGGTATAAACAGTATCAGCAGCAGATGCAAATGGTGGTTTCATCCTTTGAGTCAGTGGCAGGTCTTAGTGCCGCCACTCCTTATGTTTCTCTAGCTCTAAAGATGGTCTCCAAGCATTTCCGATGTCTAAAATCTGCAATAGCCGACTCACTCAAGGGCATAATAAATGCCTTGGGAGAGGACTTGTCGTCCCCCACTGCCGGCACAAGCACGAGCAAGAGCGACGCTGGTGTTTCGATGCTGAAGTTCTTTGACCAAAGCTTTCAAAGGCAGAAAGGAGCAGCTGGTCTAGGCATACTTGAAGGCCAACATATCTGGAGGCCCCAGAGAGGCCTACCGGAACGTGCTGTCTCTATTCTGCGGGCATGGCTTTTTGACCATTTTCTTCACCCGTAAGAGTTCTTTGTTTACACCCACAATCACAGACTTTCAGACAAACATGATGGTTTTATTCGTATGAACTTCTGGGttgagtttgttttttttgtgtgaAGGTACCCCACAGACACCGACAAGCATATGCTCGCCGCACAAACTGGCTTAACCAGAAATCAGGTATTTTTGCGTTTATTTTTGCAGTTCATTCTGTAGGAAAGCAGGCTGTcttcttttatattagttGACTCTATCGTCACTCCGATTGGTCACAATCATGGACTAAATCATGGAACACTTGATGGCATGTTAAGTTTCTTGTTTTGAAGCAAAAATATAGATGTGTCGGTGCTCTACAGGAAAGATAACTTAGGTCTTGAAACTCCATCTCTGttgtatctatatatttttattttcaagcattcttgatcatatatatatatatatatattaatcgaCACGTATTCTTGATCatattatattcatgtacATGTTTTTGGCGATGCGAACTTTCTAACATCAATAGCATCTTCGTTGTGCAATTCAGGTATCAAACTGGTTCATCAACGCTCGAGTCCGTCTATGGAAACCTATGGTTGAAGAGATACACATGCTGGAGACCAAAGGACTAGCGGCCGAAACAGGATCTGATGCTGGAAAAACCAATGGGATGAAAGTCGCAATTGAAGGTTGTGATCAAGCGAACAAGCAGCAAGTGGAATGCTCAAGCATTAGTCCGTCGGGACGTGAAATCGACCGGTTGAACGCAAACACATGGAATCAAGAAAAGCGTTCAAGAATCGAGTATCACGTTCCATCAAGTGTCGACGGTTCGTTGATGGGCTTGGTGCCGTCTCACCGGAGTGGGGTTGAGTTTGGAGGGCTTGGGGCCGTATCACTGACTTTGGGCCTCAGGCAAAGTGCGGAGAATGCGCAACGGCCATCTTTGCAGCAAGAGCATCACTTGAGGCCACATTTCGGAGGTCACATAATTCGAGATTTTGTTGGCTGATTGATGTTATAGCTTGTTAGTTGCAATCGGGGAGGTATTGGTGGGATTAAGATAGAAATAAAGAGGTGAGAAGAAGGCTGCTTCTTGCTATCATGCTACAAACCTTAGGAAACTCAAAAAGCTTCGAAAATGAGGTGCAAGTTACTAGAGCAATTTTTGCTGGATGTTAAATGGAGAAAACCTGTATATTTTAAGGTTAAGGGTCTGAATCAAGTTgcaatatttgtaaaattgtgGTTGGTATTAACCATTTCTTGCGGCTAATATATGTCGGAATTTGTGATATTCTACCTATTCTGTTGTCGATTTATTTCACatacttttgtttttgtggttAAAGACCCCCGGTGTTTATGCGGGGTTTGGCGTTGATTCTTAccgatttatttaaaatttccatAAAGTATTCCTATATAACAACAAAACCAGTAAACGAAGAAGATTTACTCCCTGTATAAATATCTTATCTCTATGTAATCGTTTTAAATAGAATACCcttaataaaatcacaaggaTTTATTTCACATAGTTGCTGTGGACCTGTGGTATTTGTTACAACAATAGCCTATTTTGATCCTATCATTTGTTAACCCTTGAGTTGCAAATGTTGTTTTCAGGATTATTTGACCTCTTCTGTGATCATTACCTTTGGGGTTAGATGCATAAAATCAATTACAGAAATCTGAATCCAAGTCTATATAACTTTATTCTACAATtgattttagataaattaattttttcatgagcaAGCAACGGGTGGAATTGGGCAATGACGCGCATGTGTGGAAAATACGAGGATGTTGTTGGCCCATAATACTCAATTTAAGCCCATAtgtttacatttattttgGAGGAATGCAGACTCACCTAAAAATATACTccaaatatcataattaaattgaacGCATCTTACCTAGCTAATATTACCAAGTACAAATATAGGTAATTATAGATTTAATTGCatactcatttttaatttttataaaactacaattacaatttattgCTAGTATGCTACACTGGATATAAACTGTAATTAATAGTCATCGATTATAAAACTGGTCCATATATAAACTCTCTCTATATACGGAGATGGAGAGGGTGAGATGAATTGGGCATGTACGCATACatacataacaaaaacaattaatattgtGGTAAAAACTaagtgcatatatatatatatattcacacgTTAATACACATATGTATATCTTACATGAAAAGGATCTTCAAACACTAGTAAGCAAATGCAGGGTGATGCAGCTgctcatataattattgaataaacatatatagtGAAATTGTGGTAAATACAATAAACATAGATATAGGGCatgcatgtatgtatgtatacacAGAAACAGAGAGACATGC includes the following:
- the LOC105170277 gene encoding uncharacterized protein LOC105170277: MDMSNFRPELHVAQQSRRDKLRIQHDSNPPHYQVYPNNLQQLPPHDALNYESNNLRNCRPGNICYDSSDFCSEMPNFSMNSQGMLAQKDAVMVHQEPDKRVGETFFGSLSRTIPNTFNPSATISSDPQYFTTWKSIGSQSSSDWVANQTPIFVGEGLSGSSLRIINSCTPISTFEVKPYLGYQELHPPLNNPATEVSNPSSQNKHYGDMHCSSSLYQNAFQELVAAPNDRSSGVELRQKGSEETSHGPWVVGGGELLLLPAYADQLRLKSVSQSVNRPADGCNQWSGELDYAAAKNADNSNNQTLSLSLSSVPSPKVHATHIADRDIAMDLHCTDVCAGGNVQGSRTLKPENLLSDPNLLTGGKVLGNVRADMMAIPALTHRNPGPLGPFTGYATILRSSKYLRPAQQLLDELCIVARPKHIEICEGPHKILEEVRVSSDAVSNAEVPAVTGDSSGSSFVFNASNDKGREPEGASCSTDSYRPENLQKKAKLMYMLDEVCKRYKQYQQQMQMVVSSFESVAGLSAATPYVSLALKMVSKHFRCLKSAIADSLKGIINALGEDLSSPTAGTSTSKSDAGVSMLKFFDQSFQRQKGAAGLGILEGQHIWRPQRGLPERAVSILRAWLFDHFLHPYPTDTDKHMLAAQTGLTRNQVSNWFINARVRLWKPMVEEIHMLETKGLAAETGSDAGKTNGMKVAIEGCDQANKQQVECSSISPSGREIDRLNANTWNQEKRSRIEYHVPSSVDGSLMGLVPSHRSGVEFGGLGAVSLTLGLRQSAENAQRPSLQQEHHLRPHFGGHIIRDFVG